The genomic region CTGGCCGAATACCTCGGGTACAAAGTGACCCGCCGCCGCATCAGCCGCGAAGAGATCTACACCGCCGACGAAGCGTTCCTCACCGGGACCGCGGCGGAGCTCACCCCGGTGCGCGAAGTCGACGCACGGGTACTCGGCGCCGGCGGACGCGGACCCATTACCGAAAAACTTCAGAGCGGTTATTTCGACATCGTCTGCGGACGCAATGCCGATTTCGACCATTATTTGACGTACATTGACTAAATTTGGGTATAACTGCACCCATCCATTACAGATCAGAAGAGGACACTAGATGGCCAGCGACATGAACGACTACTTCAACAAGAAGAAAAACGAAAGCCAGCGGGGCGGAGGGTTTCAGACCCCAAAATCGCCGAAAATCGATTTCAATATGAACAGCCAGAAGGCGGGAATGCTCTGGCTGATCGGAGGATTCGTGCTGCTGCTGATCCTGGCCAAACCTTTCGTCATCATCAACGAAGGGGAGCGCGGCATCCTCTCGACCAACGGAAAATACGAAGCCCAGGCCCTTCTTCCGGGTCTGCACTTCATCATCCCCCTGATCCAGCAGGTCTACGTCGTCGACACCAAAGTCCGCATCATCAATTACGCGGATAAAATCGACCGTGCCTCGACCACCGGAGACGGGATTCTGGTCAAACCGGCCATTACCGTTCTGGACAAACGGGGGCTTCCCGTTTCAATCGAGCTGACGGTCCAGTACCGGCTCAATGCGCAGCTGGCCGCCCAGACGGTTTCGAACTGGGGCTTTAGCTGGGAAGACAAAATCATCGATCCGGTCGCCCGCGACATCGTCCGCAACGTGGTAGGGCAGTATGAAGCCGAAAACCTTCCCATCATGCGCAACACGATTGCGCAGAAGATCGAAAGCGGCATCCGCAGCAACGTCGGCCGCCAGAAAAACGGTCCCGCCGAGCTCGAATCGGTACAGCTGCGCGAAATCGTCCTTCCCCAAAAAGTCAAAGACCAGATCGAACGTGTCCAGGTCGCCAAACAGGAAGTCGAGCGGGCACAGCAGGAAGTCGAAAGAGCCAAACAAGAGGCGTTCAAAAAAGAGACTGAGGCACAGGGGGTCGCCAACGCCCTCACCATCGAAGCCCAGGCCCAGGCAAAAGCCAATCAGCTGATTGCCAATTCGATCACTCCGGGACTTCTCAAACTCGAGCAGATCAAGGTACAGGGAAAATTCAACGAGGCGCTCAAAGAGAACAAGGACGCGAAAATTTTTCTCACCCCCGGCGGCTCTACGCCCAACATCTGGGTTGACATGAAAAGCGACCATACCCAGAAGGTCTCTTCGAAATAACCGATCCCATCTCCCCTCTTCGGAGGGTTTGGCAGGGGTTCAGCCGTGGACTCTTCCCAAATACGAAAAAGGTTTCCGCATGAATCTCGATCATATCGACTGGCAAAAGTCCCCCCTCCTTCCCGTTATCGTCCAGGACTCGACGACCCTCGAAGTACTTATGATGGCTTACATGGACCGCGAAGCGCTCGAACTTTCCCTCTCGACGAGAACCGCCCACTACTACTCCCGCTCCAAACAGCGCCTGTGGAAAAAAGGGGAAAGCAGCGGCCATCTGCAGCACATCGAGCGTTTTTTGCTCGATTGCGACAATGACACCCTGCTCATCCAGGTGCGTCAGGAAGGGGTCGCCTGCCATACGGGGCGTAAATCGTGTTTCTTTACCGACATCGAAACGGGCAGCGTCATCTCCGAACCCCAGATTGACACCGCCGCAGCCTACGGAATCATCGACGAGCTCTACCACACGATTCTCAGCCGCAAAAATGCCGATCCATCAACCTCGTGGACGGCGAAGCTCCTCTCGAAAGGGGACAACGCGATCCTCAAAAAAGTGGTCGAGGAAGCGGGAGAATTCTCTTTTGCGATCAAAGACGGAAATGAGAGTGAAATTATTTACGAATGTGCCGATTTGGTCTATCACGTCCTGGTCGCGCTCGGACATAAAAATATCTCTCCCGACCGTATCAAACAAGAACTCGCACGCCGATTCGGGACAAGCGGGATCGCGGAGAAAAACTCAAGGCCTTCATGAAAACGTACATTCTCGATTTCATCGACCATCTTCTCGTTTACGACTATCTCCTCTTCGGAGCGGTCATACTCCTTTTCATCCTGATCCTCGGACTCGCCGTCTTTTTGCGCCATCACCTCGGGCTTGCCGTTTTTCTGGTGCTGGTGGCATTCGGGGTACTGACGGTCGGGAGCGCCGTGGGATACACGATGATGCACCGGTATCTCTTCAGTAACACCCTCGTCCTCTCGCAGGTCAAAGCACTCGAATTCACCGAAGCGCTGCTGGTCAAAGGGGAGATCCGCAACACCTCAAAACGGACGTTCGGCGAATGTACCGTAAGCGTCGGGGTACACAAAGTGAGCGGTAACCCTTATCTGGACCGGATCTATCCCAATATCCCTTTTCAAAAAGCCTCCCTGAAAGTGGAAGAGACGATCAAGCCCAATCAATCAGCCCCCTTTAAACTCTTTGTCGAACCTTTCCGATATACCAAAGAATACAATATCACGGCAAAGGCGGATTGCAAATGAGTCCCTTAACGAGCTGGCATTATCTACTAATCGTTATTTGCGGTGTGCTGTTTCTCGCGGGAACGGTGCTG from Campylobacterota bacterium harbors:
- a CDS encoding prohibitin family protein → MASDMNDYFNKKKNESQRGGGFQTPKSPKIDFNMNSQKAGMLWLIGGFVLLLILAKPFVIINEGERGILSTNGKYEAQALLPGLHFIIPLIQQVYVVDTKVRIINYADKIDRASTTGDGILVKPAITVLDKRGLPVSIELTVQYRLNAQLAAQTVSNWGFSWEDKIIDPVARDIVRNVVGQYEAENLPIMRNTIAQKIESGIRSNVGRQKNGPAELESVQLREIVLPQKVKDQIERVQVAKQEVERAQQEVERAKQEAFKKETEAQGVANALTIEAQAQAKANQLIANSITPGLLKLEQIKVQGKFNEALKENKDAKIFLTPGGSTPNIWVDMKSDHTQKVSSK
- the hisIE gene encoding bifunctional phosphoribosyl-AMP cyclohydrolase/phosphoribosyl-ATP diphosphatase HisIE, with protein sequence MNLDHIDWQKSPLLPVIVQDSTTLEVLMMAYMDREALELSLSTRTAHYYSRSKQRLWKKGESSGHLQHIERFLLDCDNDTLLIQVRQEGVACHTGRKSCFFTDIETGSVISEPQIDTAAAYGIIDELYHTILSRKNADPSTSWTAKLLSKGDNAILKKVVEEAGEFSFAIKDGNESEIIYECADLVYHVLVALGHKNISPDRIKQELARRFGTSGIAEKNSRPS
- a CDS encoding DUF2393 family protein, giving the protein MKTYILDFIDHLLVYDYLLFGAVILLFILILGLAVFLRHHLGLAVFLVLVAFGVLTVGSAVGYTMMHRYLFSNTLVLSQVKALEFTEALLVKGEIRNTSKRTFGECTVSVGVHKVSGNPYLDRIYPNIPFQKASLKVEETIKPNQSAPFKLFVEPFRYTKEYNITAKADCK